Proteins co-encoded in one Saprospira grandis genomic window:
- a CDS encoding OmpA family protein: protein MTSILSRLCLAFFCLALASTGLEAQSAKLTKANKFYQQLNFRKAIELYEKILAKKTEPEALFNLPDCYRRIGDYQKAERWYAKAVLHPEANAELYFYLGLSQLSNNRPQEARVSFEKFRELAPGDLRGPQLIEACDDSLRTLLTNSGALYIVRNVREINTKYDEFGLNTHRKGIVYCAERDTGAAPLFFQSAWTGRPFVDVYYCDRRLVDEETKAYKYGKSRPFDKIVDTRYHDGPVAFSPDGTTMYFTRNYFQKGKVERDGAGIVQTQIMSTKMTNTGWEKKGRRVDFARKSYSVAHPTLNAEGDKMYFASDMPGGFGRMDLYVSYLEGSGWSEPINLGPEINTEGDEVFPWLAPDGTLYFASDGHTGLGGLDVYSSKAYKGRWRPLENLGSPINSRFDDFAYMQDDSSGISGYFSSNRDSAVGATDIFFFTKLAVNTELLVFDKLTGRGVDEVSLTSDCFPRKEYLTDVDGKVQLQLPLNRSCTFEVFSPAFGDTSVTISTEGYAMGARLFIQVPTVAKKLEIKVEGQVVNDKTGEPLANAQVELLSNCQKGTTKGSTDAEGNYSLKALANCQYVIKASKEGYFTSTNKFSTLNIDEDTTFNANVALPELFKLDNPNNPNGQEGSFGGGNPNGFEGEQVYQIDAIYYDYDQDRINLERSTGLQQLLDIMVNNPDLVVEIRSHTDSRGDANYNLELSARRAKSVADYLIEKGISEARLSYLGLGESQLLNGCDDFSSCDEAQHGENRRTEFRVIRQNK, encoded by the coding sequence ATGACATCCATCTTATCCCGCCTTTGTTTAGCCTTTTTCTGCCTAGCGCTAGCCAGCACAGGCCTAGAGGCACAATCTGCCAAGCTGACTAAGGCCAATAAGTTCTACCAACAACTGAACTTTAGAAAGGCCATCGAACTCTATGAAAAGATTTTGGCCAAGAAAACAGAGCCCGAGGCCCTTTTCAATCTTCCCGATTGCTACCGCCGTATCGGCGATTACCAAAAGGCCGAACGCTGGTACGCCAAAGCGGTCCTCCACCCTGAAGCTAATGCCGAGCTCTATTTTTATTTGGGCCTCTCTCAATTGTCTAATAATCGCCCCCAAGAGGCTAGAGTGAGCTTCGAGAAGTTTAGAGAACTCGCCCCCGGCGATCTCCGCGGCCCCCAACTCATTGAGGCCTGCGACGATAGCCTCCGAACACTACTCACAAATAGTGGGGCCCTCTATATCGTCCGAAATGTTCGAGAAATTAACACTAAATACGATGAGTTTGGCCTCAATACACACCGTAAGGGGATTGTCTATTGTGCCGAAAGAGATACCGGAGCCGCTCCGCTATTTTTTCAGTCCGCCTGGACCGGCCGCCCCTTTGTCGATGTCTATTATTGCGATCGCCGCCTCGTCGATGAGGAAACTAAGGCTTATAAGTATGGCAAATCTCGCCCATTCGATAAGATTGTAGATACTCGCTATCATGATGGACCTGTAGCTTTCTCTCCCGATGGAACAACCATGTACTTTACCCGAAATTATTTCCAAAAAGGAAAGGTAGAACGAGATGGTGCCGGTATTGTCCAAACTCAAATTATGAGTACTAAAATGACCAATACGGGCTGGGAGAAAAAAGGCCGCCGCGTCGATTTTGCCCGCAAGTCTTATTCTGTGGCCCATCCCACCCTCAACGCAGAAGGCGATAAAATGTACTTCGCCTCAGATATGCCCGGTGGCTTTGGCCGTATGGACCTCTACGTTTCTTATCTAGAAGGTAGCGGCTGGAGCGAACCCATTAACCTCGGCCCCGAAATTAACACCGAAGGCGATGAGGTTTTCCCCTGGCTCGCCCCAGATGGAACACTTTATTTTGCCTCTGATGGACATACAGGCCTCGGTGGCCTCGATGTCTATTCTTCTAAGGCTTATAAGGGCCGATGGAGACCCCTAGAAAATCTAGGTTCTCCCATCAATAGCCGCTTCGATGATTTTGCCTATATGCAAGATGATAGCTCCGGAATCTCTGGCTATTTCTCTTCTAACCGAGATAGCGCAGTGGGCGCTACCGATATTTTCTTCTTTACTAAGTTAGCCGTCAATACAGAACTACTCGTTTTTGATAAGTTGACAGGTAGGGGGGTAGATGAGGTGAGCCTAACTTCTGATTGCTTTCCTCGTAAAGAGTATCTAACCGATGTAGATGGAAAGGTCCAACTCCAGTTGCCACTTAATAGAAGCTGTACCTTTGAGGTCTTTTCTCCTGCCTTTGGCGATACTTCAGTAACTATTTCTACAGAAGGCTACGCTATGGGAGCCCGCCTCTTTATTCAGGTGCCCACGGTGGCCAAAAAACTGGAAATTAAAGTAGAGGGCCAAGTAGTCAATGACAAAACCGGAGAACCTCTAGCCAATGCGCAGGTAGAACTCCTAAGCAACTGCCAAAAAGGAACAACCAAAGGCAGCACAGATGCCGAAGGTAATTATAGCCTAAAGGCCTTGGCCAATTGCCAATATGTAATCAAGGCTAGCAAAGAAGGCTATTTTACTAGCACCAATAAGTTTAGTACACTCAACATTGATGAGGATACTACCTTTAATGCGAATGTGGCCCTGCCCGAACTCTTCAAGCTAGATAACCCCAATAATCCAAATGGACAAGAGGGCAGCTTTGGTGGCGGAAACCCCAATGGCTTTGAAGGAGAACAGGTCTACCAAATTGATGCAATTTATTATGATTACGATCAAGATCGCATCAATCTAGAACGCTCTACGGGGCTGCAACAATTGCTCGATATTATGGTCAATAATCCCGATTTGGTAGTAGAGATTCGCTCGCATACCGATTCTCGTGGAGATGCCAATTATAATTTGGAGCTCTCTGCTCGCAGAGCAAAATCAGTAGCTGATTACCTGATTGAAAAGGGCATCTCTGAGGCCCGTTTGAGCTATTTGGGCTTAGGTGAAAGCCAACTACTCAATGGTTGCGATGATTTTAGTAGCTGTGATGAAGCTCAGCATGGCGAAAACCGCCGAACAGAGTTTAGAGTGATTCGCCAAAATAAATAA
- a CDS encoding ArsR/SmtB family transcription factor produces MSQLEARLSIATLEAAAAALRALAHPLRLAIVDLLKEKGELPVKDIHGILNIEQAVVSHHLGILKNKGVLVVRPEGNKHFYAIKDEEVAQVLAYVERCF; encoded by the coding sequence ATGAGTCAGTTAGAAGCTAGATTAAGCATTGCGACCCTAGAAGCCGCTGCCGCGGCCCTTCGCGCCCTTGCCCATCCTCTTCGTCTGGCTATCGTCGACCTCCTAAAAGAGAAAGGGGAATTGCCCGTGAAGGATATTCATGGTATCCTCAATATTGAGCAGGCGGTGGTTTCTCATCATTTGGGCATCCTTAAAAATAAAGGGGTGCTTGTGGTCCGTCCCGAAGGTAACAAACATTTTTATGCCATCAAAGATGAAGAGGTGGCCCAGGTGCTTGCTTATGTAGAGCGCTGTTTTTAG
- a CDS encoding zinc-dependent metalloprotease — MRLIYLSFFCSLLWVGQLLAQEAPCGVSLADGAAIKAQMMENRRNINLAQISRQNTTYIPLSLHLVGSEAGQGFASGSKAVEMLCKLNSDFADQNIFFYLNGPVRFIYDDVIYDDAYNNTGQVRMSSYKVPNSLNVFVSANVSRSVAGYYTPSRDFVFIQNSYANGSSTTITHELGHFFTLPHTFFGWEGVDARAQYSGSPAPLLVNGRLVENVARGIGANCANAADGFCDTEADYISERFSCPVSTSLQDPTGASLQINSDYFMSYSSDNCQNTFSQEQKNAMLADMANRNWTNFPAPSSMDSLDGSQLQGISPINNDLAQEVNGQIRLEWDASTAPNANQWVITVERIFNNIPLGQVYTGSVMNQNFAFIPSSALGSNRQFRWTVKPLQPAYTCAPSSPPFYFQTGTISSSHSLADLAQNELQVFPNPVQDASLQLRLTSLANSSAQLAIYSLDGRIIWEKADLALIAGEQDFRLAIPQLAAGQYFILIRSDKQVWRQAFIKQ, encoded by the coding sequence ATGCGATTGATATACCTTTCTTTTTTCTGTTCGCTCCTTTGGGTGGGGCAACTACTGGCCCAAGAGGCGCCTTGTGGGGTCTCTTTGGCAGATGGAGCCGCCATTAAGGCCCAAATGATGGAAAACCGCCGCAACATCAACTTGGCCCAGATTAGCAGACAAAACACCACTTATATTCCTTTGAGTCTGCATTTGGTGGGCAGCGAGGCGGGGCAGGGCTTTGCCTCGGGCAGTAAGGCGGTAGAAATGCTTTGCAAGCTCAATAGCGACTTTGCCGACCAAAATATTTTCTTCTATCTCAATGGTCCAGTTCGCTTTATTTATGATGATGTGATTTATGATGATGCCTATAATAATACGGGCCAAGTTAGAATGAGCAGTTATAAGGTCCCTAATAGCCTCAATGTTTTTGTGAGTGCCAATGTGAGCCGCTCGGTGGCGGGTTATTATACGCCTTCTCGCGACTTTGTTTTTATTCAAAATAGCTACGCCAATGGCAGTTCAACCACCATTACGCATGAGCTGGGCCACTTTTTCACCTTGCCGCATACCTTTTTTGGTTGGGAGGGCGTAGATGCCCGGGCCCAATATAGTGGCAGTCCTGCTCCTCTGCTTGTGAATGGGCGTTTGGTCGAAAATGTAGCCCGAGGAATTGGGGCCAATTGCGCCAATGCCGCCGATGGCTTTTGCGATACCGAAGCCGATTATATTTCGGAGCGTTTTAGCTGCCCTGTTTCTACGAGTTTACAAGATCCTACGGGGGCCAGTTTGCAAATCAATAGCGACTACTTCATGTCTTATTCTAGCGATAATTGCCAAAATACTTTTTCGCAAGAACAAAAGAACGCCATGCTGGCCGATATGGCCAACCGCAACTGGACCAATTTTCCAGCGCCCAGCAGTATGGATAGCCTAGACGGTAGCCAACTCCAAGGCATTAGCCCTATCAACAATGATTTGGCGCAGGAGGTCAATGGACAAATTCGCCTAGAATGGGATGCCTCTACAGCGCCCAATGCCAACCAATGGGTCATTACGGTAGAGCGCATTTTTAACAATATTCCCTTGGGGCAGGTCTATACGGGCAGCGTGATGAATCAGAATTTTGCCTTTATTCCTAGCTCGGCCTTAGGGAGTAATCGTCAGTTTCGCTGGACCGTCAAGCCCCTGCAGCCGGCCTATACTTGTGCCCCCAGTTCTCCCCCTTTTTATTTTCAGACGGGCACAATTAGCAGTAGCCACAGTTTGGCTGATCTGGCCCAAAATGAGTTGCAGGTTTTCCCCAACCCTGTCCAAGATGCCAGCCTACAGCTTCGGTTGACCTCCTTGGCCAATAGTTCGGCCCAACTGGCTATTTATAGCTTAGATGGTCGCATTATTTGGGAGAAAGCGGACTTGGCCCTAATTGCTGGCGAACAAGATTTCCGCCTAGCGATTCCACAACTAGCCGCTGGCCAATATTTTATCCTAATCCGTAGCGACAAACAAGTTTGGAGACAGGCCTTTATTAAGCAGTAG
- a CDS encoding M949_RS01915 family surface polysaccharide biosynthesis protein — protein MRKLFIPLALAFLLMGTACQNQSAPQTDEQTAQKETPKEETEEEPMSEEEAFAEAASGPFEITMTAVPAKKLPFDGRMVHGPDLEEATEVKDIKGTYYLLRNQYFSEGRHYMSLGYYFWDGKEAKRQNIKHYDMENCNFDLVSKFPNAGFQIADQDKDGEAEIYCFSQLDCVSDVSPTNLDLHVFEGQNYYQLAGNNKVEGLGGEFKPSDNFKAEEKIFNYASDIFNSFSDKVKAY, from the coding sequence ATGAGAAAACTATTTATCCCCTTGGCCCTCGCCTTTTTGCTGATGGGCACAGCCTGCCAAAACCAATCTGCTCCCCAAACAGATGAGCAAACGGCCCAAAAAGAAACGCCCAAAGAAGAAACCGAAGAGGAGCCCATGAGCGAGGAAGAAGCCTTTGCAGAAGCCGCTTCTGGCCCTTTTGAAATTACTATGACGGCAGTGCCCGCCAAAAAACTCCCCTTCGATGGTCGAATGGTGCATGGCCCCGACCTAGAAGAAGCCACAGAGGTAAAGGATATTAAGGGCACTTACTATTTGCTCCGCAACCAATATTTTTCTGAAGGCCGCCACTATATGAGCCTAGGCTATTATTTCTGGGATGGCAAAGAAGCCAAACGCCAAAATATTAAGCATTACGATATGGAAAATTGCAACTTTGACCTAGTCAGCAAGTTTCCTAATGCAGGTTTCCAAATTGCCGACCAAGATAAGGATGGCGAGGCCGAAATCTACTGCTTTAGCCAACTCGATTGTGTGAGCGATGTAAGCCCCACTAATCTAGACCTACACGTTTTTGAGGGCCAAAATTATTATCAATTGGCCGGAAACAATAAGGTGGAAGGCCTAGGCGGAGAGTTTAAGCCTAGCGATAATTTTAAGGCAGAAGAAAAAATATTTAACTACGCCAGCGATATCTTTAACTCTTTTTCCGATAAGGTAAAGGCGTATTAG